A stretch of DNA from Streptomyces venezuelae:
CGTCGGCGTGCCGGACGCGTTCGACGCCGATGTCGGGGTCCGGGCCGGCTTCGGCACCGGTGCGCACGGTGGCGGTGAAGCCGGCCCGGTCGGCGCCCAGGCTGCGGCCCTGCACGGCGACCGGGTCGCGCCCGGCGATGCGCAGCAGGCAGCGGGAGAGCAGCCGGCGTCCGGAACGGTAGATGCCGTCGAGTCCGGACCCCGTGAGCTGGCCGTGCTCCGGAGAGATCGCCAGGCAGGGCGCGGCAACACAGATGACGGCGCCGTGCACCGGCGGCAGTTCGGGCCGGCGGGCGGGGGGAACGGGGTGAGCCATGCGTCGGGCTGCCTTGTCTGCCGGGGCTGCGCTCGGGACGGGTGCACTGGGGCAGCCGCGCGGCTGGGCCGCCGCCACCTCAAGGCTGAACGCCCCCACCCCCGCCCGGGTCACGGCCGCCGGCTGCGACGGCCGCGGCCGGCCTACCGGCCGGACCGCCCGGGCGACCGTCCTGGCGACCGCACGGGTGAGGGTCGATGCGGCCCCTGCCGCGAGCCGGGCACCCCTGAAGACGGTCTTCGGGAAGGCCGGTGCCCGGCGCCCGGGACGTGCTGCACGGCAGGTGCCGCCGGCCCTTCCGGTGCCGACCGACCGACGGGGCGGCCGGGGCGGGCGCAGAACCGCCCGGCGAAGGCAGGCCCGGTCGGCCGGTGGCCGGGGAGGTCCTTGGCCACGGGCACCGCATGCCCGCACCGCCCCGGGCAGCCCGGGTCCGGCGGCTGTGGGTCCGGAGGCCGGCCGAGGCCGGAGCCCTGGCCTCACTGCTCGCTCCCGGCGGGGCGGCGGGTGTTCCGGCGGGAGGTCTTGGAGCGGCGTCCTGCCGGGCGGGACAGTGACGGCCGCTTGCGGCGCGGTTCGCGGCGGCGGCGCTCTTCGCGCAGGCAGTGCCGCAGCCCCTCCGGGTCGATGCCCTCGTTGCAGGCCCGGTGGAGCAGCTGGGCGAAGCGGTACTCGGCATCGGCCCGCAGCGCCAAGGACAGCGCGATCCGGGCGGTCGGCTCGTCCCCGGTGGACCAGGAGACCCAGCCGGCCAGGGTGAGCGGGGCCGCGGCGTGTTCCTGGTACGCACCGACGCAGCGGCGGGCCAGCGCGCGCCACAGCCGCAGCGCGGGGGCGGCCTCCTCGTCCTCCATCCATTCCGCCGCGATGTCCCGGATCTCCCGGTCCTGGAGGCCGAGGATGAGGGCGGCGGCCTCGTCGTGGCCGAGCAGCGCATCGTCCCAGTCGTCGGCCGCCGGGCCGCCTTCCGCCGGCGGGGCGAGGGTCAGCCGCCGCATCAGGGTCCGGGCCAGGGCGAGGGTCTCCGCGCCGACCTCCTCCCGGGTGGTGCCGTCGAGGATCCTCGGCACCAGTCCGATGGCGGTCCGGTCCAGCGCCCGCAGCTGTTCCTCGGCCACCGGGCCGCGCAGGGGCGCCAGCCGGTTTTCGATCTCCTTGAGCGTGCCCCGCACGTGCAGCCCGGCATAGGTCGCGGCGGCGGCCATCACCGAGGTCCCGGGAGCGGCCAGCGGGCTCCCCTCGGCCGGGCAGCAGCGGGGGTCCGGGCAGCAGTAGGACCAGTACCGGCCGCCGGAGATACAGAGGGCCTCCAGGACCGGCACGTCCAGGCCGCCGCAGGCCAGCCGGATCCGCTGGGCGAAGGGCCGGAGCCGGGTCATCACCCGCTGGGCGGTCTCGCCCTCCTGTGGATCCTGGCAGAGGAACAGGACGATGCCGTCCGGCTTGCCGCCGCGCCGCTCACTCCCCCGCACGAGGCAGTCCGCGACCTGGCGCGCGGTGTCCTCCCATTCCGCGGACGTGGTGGGGAGGCCGACCCTCAGCCGGCCGCCGAACCGGCCGCCCTCGCCGTGGACCGCGACCATGACCAGGGAATCGCTGGGGTGGAAGCCGACCATGTACGGCAATGCGTCGGCCAGTTCTGCCGGGCTGCGCAGGGTGATCTGCGGGCCGACGGGTGACTGCGGAGACTCGATGGGTTCTTGGTTCTTCGTCATGCCCCGACGGTCGCGGTCCCGGCCCCATCCCCGAAACCCCTGTGGACAACTCCTGGCATGTCCAGAACCATGCACGGCTTTCACCGTCCACAGGCCCCGGAGGCCGATGGCGCGATGTCCGACCCATCAGGTTGCATGGGGGCATGAACGCAGACCTGAGGTCCTCCGCCGATTCCGTGCTCGCCCGCCTCGTCGGCGACCCGACGGGCACCGCGCGGCTGCGCGAGGACCAGTGGCGGGCGATCGAGGCCCTGGTCGCGGACAAGCGGCGGGCCCTGGTGGTGCAGCGCACCGGCTGGGGCAAGTCCGCCGTGTACTTCGTGGCCACATCCCTGCTGCGGGCCGCCGGCTCCGGGCCGACGGTGATCGTCTCGCCGCTGCTCGCACTGATGCGCAATCAGGTGGAGGCGGCTGCCCGGGCCGGTATCCATGCCCGGACCATCAACTCCGCCAACCCCGAGGAGTGGGAAACCATCCAGGCGGAGGTGGCGGCTGGCGCGGTCGATGTCCTGCTGGTCAGCCCGGAGCGGCTGAACAACCCCGAATTCCGCGACCAGGTCCTGCCGAAGCTCGCGGCGGCGACCGGTCTGCTGGTGGTGGACGAGGCCCACTGCATCTCCGACTGGGGGCATGACTTCCGTCCGGACTACCGGCGGCTCCGGACGATGCTGGCGGATCTGCCGCCGGGGGTGCCGGTGCTCGCCACCACCGCCACCGCCAATGCCCGGGTCACCGCGGACGTCGCCGAGCAGCTGGGCACGGGCGCGGGCACGGACGCTCTGGTGCTGCGCGGTGCACTGGACCGGGAGAGCCTCAGTCTGGCGGTGCTGACACTGCCCACGGCCGCGCACCGGCTGGCCTGGCTCGCCGACCACCTGGGCGAACTGCCGGGGTCGGGGATCATCTACACCCTGACGGTGGCCGCGGCCGAGGAGGTGACGGCCTACCTGCGCCACCGCGGGCACACGGTGGCCTCGTACACGGGCCGGACCGAAAACGCCGACCGGATGCAGGCCGAGGAGGACCTCCAGGCCAACCGGGTCAAGGCCCTGGTGGCGACCTCGGCTCTCGGGATGGGCTTCGACAAGCCCGACCTGGGCTTCGTCGTGCATCTGGGCTCCCCGTCCTCGCCGATCGCGTACTACCAGCAGGTGGGCCGCGCAGGCCGTGGCGTGGAGCACGCGGAGGTGCTGTTGCTGCCGGGCAAGGAGGACGAGGCGATCTGGCAGTACTTCGCCTCCGTGGCCTTCCCGCCGGAGGAGCAGGTTCGCCGGACCCTCGACGTGCTGGCGCAGGCGGGCAGGCCGCTCTCGCTGCCCGCCCTGGAGCCTCTGGTCGACCTGCGGCGCACCAGGCTGGAGACCATGCTCAAGGTCCTCGACGTGGACGGCGCGGTGCACCGCGTCAAGGGCGGTTGGACCTCGACGGGCGAGCCGTGGACGTACGACGCCGAGCGGTACGCGTGGGTGGCCCGGCAGCGGGCGGCCGAGCAGCAGGCCATGCGGGAGTACGCGGCGACCGGCGGGTGCCGGATGGAGTTCCTGCGACGCCAGTTGGACGACGAGGGGGCCCGGCCGTGCGGCCGGTGTGACAACTGCGCGGGCGCCCGGTTCACCGCTCAGGTCTCCGAGGCCGCGCTGGACACGGCGCGCGGGGAACTGGGCCGTCCGGGGGTGGAGCTGGAGCCGCGCCGGATGTGGCCCACCGGGCTGCCGGCGGTCGGGGTGGACCTCAAAGGCCGGATTCCGGCGGGTGAGCAGGCTTCCGCGGGCCGGGCGCTGGGGCGGCTGTCCGATATCGGCTGGGGGAACCGGCTGCGCCCGCTGCTGGCCCCGCAGGCTGCGGACCAGCTGATTCCGGACGACGTTGCCCAGGCTGTGGTGGCCGTTCTCGCCGACTGGGCGCGCGGGCCGGGCGGCTGGGCCTCGGGGGCACCGGACGCACCCGCGCGGCCGGTGGGCGTGGTGGCACTCCCCTCCCGCGGCAAGCCCCAGCTGATCGGCTCACTGGCCGCGCGAATCGCGGAAGTCGGTCGGATTCCGCTGCTCGGCACGCTCGCTTACACGGACGCGGTACCGGAATTCGGGCTGCCGTCGTCGAACAGTGCACAGCGGGTCCGGGGCCTCCATCAGGCGTTGACCGTGCCCCCGGCGCTGGCGGAGACCCTGGCGGAGGCGGCCGGCCCGGTGCTGCTCGTGGACGACCGCTCGGAGAGCGGCTGGACGCTCGCGGTGGCAGCGAGGCTGCTGCGGCGAGCCGGGGCAAAGGAGGTGTTTCCGCTGGTACTCGCGATCCAGCCGTAGCGGAATGCGTGATCAAGTGCGCAGCGGGGCAAGGATTTGAGCGGCATACCAGCCAATTCCGGTCGGCCGGGCCAATTGCTCGTTGCCGCGCGCTGATGGGCCACGCGAGAATTGGAGGGCTCCCGCTCGGCTCGTCGGCACTCTTCAGGGCCGCGCTGCGGCGCGCCGTCACCCAGCCGTGCCCCGTCAGCGGGCGTGTACCCGAAGGGAGGACCGTGACCTTCGGATTCGCCCCGCCCGCGAGCACGTCCCTGGCAACGCCCGGCAAGGGAGTCAGCCGGCACGGCAGACTGCTGGAGCCCGCCGAGTGGACATCCGCCGGAATCCCGCTGCTGACCAATCCGCGCGAGGTGGTCAGCGGGTTGCACTCCCGGCACACACCGGTGCCCGGGGTGGCCATGATCGCCGTACTGGGGCCCGAAGATCGGCTGGTGGCCAGCGCATCCTTCACCCACCGGTCCGGCTCGGCGGACGGCTGGGACTACCGCAACGCGCTGCTGGCCCGGCTGCGCCGGGTGCTCCCGCACGACCTGCGGCGCCGCAGTCCGGTCCGGACCGCGGTGCTGCTCTACTGCCGGGACGGCGACGAGCAGTGGACCGAGGAGGACGGGGCCTGGATGTGGGGGCTGCGGGACGCCTGCACCCTGCACGGGCTGCGCTGCGGTGCGTACATCACGCTGACCCGGGACGGCTGGCAGGTGCTGGGCGAGGGCCGCGGCGGCCGGCATCCCGACTCACACTCGCCGCCGGTGCGGCTGGGTGACATCGTGACGGATCCGGTGCCGCTGACGCTGCGGACGGGCGGCGGCGCCACCGAAACCCTGCGCCGTACCGTCGCACGCTGAACGGCCGTCAACCGCAGCCGGGTGAGCCGGGCCGGCGGCCGGTGAACTGCCGTGGTGTGCACGTGCGTACGCGGACGGGCGTGCGGACGGCGACACCGCACGGCACGGCACGGCACGGTCGGACTTCACCGGGCGGAGGTACACGGAACGGGGCTTCAGCGGGGCCGGCCCAAGGCCTGCCCCGCCCCTTGCCCGCTCCCCCGCGCGTGGGTACGGGGCGTCAGACGCCCGCGCCCAGCACGGAGTTGATCCGCTCCGGCTCGCCGCACACGATCAGCAGCGCACCGGCTCGGGTCAGCGCGACCGGCAGTGCCCGCGCGGCCGAGTCGAGCGGACCGCCGTTGGCCGCGAAGACCACGACGGGCCGGCCCGCGGCCCGCTGTACCTGCGCGGCGTCCGCGTAGAAGACGTCGTCGCCGGCGTCGTGCTGGGCCCAGTAGGCAGGCTCGCCGAAGGACAGCTCGTGCGCGGCCCACGGGTGCAGGTCGCCGGTGGTGAGCACCAGGATGTCGCCGGGCGCGCGACCGGTGTCGAGCAGCAGGTCGACGGCCTCTTCGGCCGCATCCAGGGCGCCCTCGGCCGAGGCCGGGATGAGCTGGATCTGCGGCACCGCGGCGGAGACCGAGGGAGCTGCGGAGGTGGTTACGGGGGCAGGTCCGGACGTTGCCCGCTGCACGGGCGGAGCGGGCCTGGGGGCGCCGCCCGCATGGTGTGCCGCTGCGGGGGCAGGACCGGGGCGCCCGGGCCGCGGTACGGCGGCGGGACGCGGACCAGGTACGGGGCGGGGGGTCTGCGCGGTGCGGCTCGCGGCCGGCGTGACGCGGGGACCCTGGGCACTCTCGTGAATCTGAGGCTCCTCGGGGGTGAGAGGCATGAGTTGGTGTCTATCAAACACCGGTACGAAACGTACCGGTGGGTGCCACATGGGCGCGATCAGAAATCGAAGCCGAGCTGGCCTCCGTTTTCCAGACCGAGTGATTCCTCGCTGCGGCGGATCTTCTTGAGATGCCGCCACTGGGGCAGCCCGTCCATGTACGACCAGGAGAGCCGGTGGTACGGGGTGGGCCCCAGCTGTTCAAGTGCCGCCCGGTGCACGGGCGACGGGTATCCGGCGTTGGCCGCGAAGGCGAACTGCTCGATTCCGCCTCCGGGTTCGCTGAGTTCGGCCATCATGCGGTCGCGCCGGACCTTGGCGATCACCGAGGCCGCCGCCACGGCAACGCAGGACTGGTCCCCCTTGATCACGGTACGGACCTGCCACGGCCGGCCGAGGTAGTCGTGCTTGCCGTCGAGGATCACCGCGTCCGGCCGGACCGGCAGACCGTCCAGGGCCCGGACGGCGGCGAGCCGGAGGGCGGCGGTCATCCCCAGTTCGTCGATCTCCTCCGGGGAGGCGTGGCCCAGGGAGTGGGCGGTGACCCAGCCTTCCAGCACCTCGGCGAGCTCGTCGCGCCGCTTGGGGGTGAGGAGTTTGGAGTCGGTGAGTCCTTCGGGCGGCCGGCGCAGGCCGGTGATCGCCGCGCATACGGTGACGGGACCGGCCCAGGCCCCTCGCCCGACTTCGTCGACCCCGGCGATGACCCGCGCGCCGGTGGTTGCACGAAGGGAGCGTTCGACGGTGTGGGTGGGT
This window harbors:
- a CDS encoding RecQ family ATP-dependent DNA helicase encodes the protein MNADLRSSADSVLARLVGDPTGTARLREDQWRAIEALVADKRRALVVQRTGWGKSAVYFVATSLLRAAGSGPTVIVSPLLALMRNQVEAAARAGIHARTINSANPEEWETIQAEVAAGAVDVLLVSPERLNNPEFRDQVLPKLAAATGLLVVDEAHCISDWGHDFRPDYRRLRTMLADLPPGVPVLATTATANARVTADVAEQLGTGAGTDALVLRGALDRESLSLAVLTLPTAAHRLAWLADHLGELPGSGIIYTLTVAAAEEVTAYLRHRGHTVASYTGRTENADRMQAEEDLQANRVKALVATSALGMGFDKPDLGFVVHLGSPSSPIAYYQQVGRAGRGVEHAEVLLLPGKEDEAIWQYFASVAFPPEEQVRRTLDVLAQAGRPLSLPALEPLVDLRRTRLETMLKVLDVDGAVHRVKGGWTSTGEPWTYDAERYAWVARQRAAEQQAMREYAATGGCRMEFLRRQLDDEGARPCGRCDNCAGARFTAQVSEAALDTARGELGRPGVELEPRRMWPTGLPAVGVDLKGRIPAGEQASAGRALGRLSDIGWGNRLRPLLAPQAADQLIPDDVAQAVVAVLADWARGPGGWASGAPDAPARPVGVVALPSRGKPQLIGSLAARIAEVGRIPLLGTLAYTDAVPEFGLPSSNSAQRVRGLHQALTVPPALAETLAEAAGPVLLVDDRSESGWTLAVAARLLRRAGAKEVFPLVLAIQP
- a CDS encoding DUF4192 domain-containing protein — encoded protein: MTKNQEPIESPQSPVGPQITLRSPAELADALPYMVGFHPSDSLVMVAVHGEGGRFGGRLRVGLPTTSAEWEDTARQVADCLVRGSERRGGKPDGIVLFLCQDPQEGETAQRVMTRLRPFAQRIRLACGGLDVPVLEALCISGGRYWSYCCPDPRCCPAEGSPLAAPGTSVMAAAATYAGLHVRGTLKEIENRLAPLRGPVAEEQLRALDRTAIGLVPRILDGTTREEVGAETLALARTLMRRLTLAPPAEGGPAADDWDDALLGHDEAAALILGLQDREIRDIAAEWMEDEEAAPALRLWRALARRCVGAYQEHAAAPLTLAGWVSWSTGDEPTARIALSLALRADAEYRFAQLLHRACNEGIDPEGLRHCLREERRRREPRRKRPSLSRPAGRRSKTSRRNTRRPAGSEQ
- a CDS encoding ribonuclease HII, with amino-acid sequence MPYEPPTHTVERSLRATTGARVIAGVDEVGRGAWAGPVTVCAAITGLRRPPEGLTDSKLLTPKRRDELAEVLEGWVTAHSLGHASPEEIDELGMTAALRLAAVRALDGLPVRPDAVILDGKHDYLGRPWQVRTVIKGDQSCVAVAAASVIAKVRRDRMMAELSEPGGGIEQFAFAANAGYPSPVHRAALEQLGPTPYHRLSWSYMDGLPQWRHLKKIRRSEESLGLENGGQLGFDF